One Canis aureus isolate CA01 chromosome 38, VMU_Caureus_v.1.0, whole genome shotgun sequence DNA segment encodes these proteins:
- the FAM72A gene encoding protein FAM72A isoform X2, giving the protein MSTSTCSFKDRCVSILCCKFCKQVLSSRGMKAVLLADTEIDLFSTDIPPTNAVDFIGRCYFTEICKCKLKDIACLKCGNIVGYHVIVPCCSCLLSCNNGHFWMFHSQAVYDINRLDSTGVNFLLWGNLPEIEESTDEDTLDISAEECIR; this is encoded by the exons ATGTCTACCAGCACCTGTAGCTTCAAGGACCGGTGCGTGTCCATCCTGTGCTGCAAATTCTGTAAACAAGTGCTCAGCTCTAGGGGCATGAAGGCTGTGCTGCTGGCTGATACCGAAATAGACCTTTTCTCTACAGACATCCCTCCTACCAA CGCAGTGGACTTCATTGGAAGATGTTATTTCACTGAAATCTGCAAATGTAAACTGAAGGACATCGCAtgtttaaaatg TGGGAACATTGTAGGTTATCATGTGATTGTTCCATGTTGTTCCTGCCTTCTTTCCTGCAACAATGGGCACTTCTGGATGTTTCACAGCCAGGCAGTTTATGATATCAACAGACTAGACTCTACTG GTGTGAACTTCCTACTTTGGGGCAACCTGCCAGAGATAGAGGAGAGCACAGATGAAGACACATTAGATATCTCAGCAGAGGAATGTATTCGATGA
- the FAM72A gene encoding protein FAM72A isoform X1, with protein sequence MSTSTCSFKDRCVSILCCKFCKQVLSSRGMKAVLLADTEIDLFSTDIPPTNAVDFIGRCYFTEICKCKLKDIACLKCGNIVGYHVIVPCCSCLLSCNNGHFWMFHSQAVYDINRLDSTGHLFSLSIHFAQQIKLTFSGIFLVETKVDRTNLKNSTIQV encoded by the exons ATGTCTACCAGCACCTGTAGCTTCAAGGACCGGTGCGTGTCCATCCTGTGCTGCAAATTCTGTAAACAAGTGCTCAGCTCTAGGGGCATGAAGGCTGTGCTGCTGGCTGATACCGAAATAGACCTTTTCTCTACAGACATCCCTCCTACCAA CGCAGTGGACTTCATTGGAAGATGTTATTTCACTGAAATCTGCAAATGTAAACTGAAGGACATCGCAtgtttaaaatg TGGGAACATTGTAGGTTATCATGTGATTGTTCCATGTTGTTCCTGCCTTCTTTCCTGCAACAATGGGCACTTCTGGATGTTTCACAGCCAGGCAGTTTATGATATCAACAGACTAGACTCTACTG GACACCTGTTTTCTCTGTCTATCCATTTTGCACAACAGATCAAGCTGACTTTTAGTGGGATTTTTTTAGTGGAAACTAAAGTTGACAGAACAAATTTAAAGAACTCAACAATCCAG GTGTGA
- the FAM72A gene encoding protein FAM72A isoform X3, whose protein sequence is MSTSTCSFKDRCVSILCCKFCKQVLSSRGMKAVLLADTEIDLFSTDIPPTNAVDFIGRCYFTEICKCKLKDIACLKWCELPTLGQPARDRGEHR, encoded by the exons ATGTCTACCAGCACCTGTAGCTTCAAGGACCGGTGCGTGTCCATCCTGTGCTGCAAATTCTGTAAACAAGTGCTCAGCTCTAGGGGCATGAAGGCTGTGCTGCTGGCTGATACCGAAATAGACCTTTTCTCTACAGACATCCCTCCTACCAA CGCAGTGGACTTCATTGGAAGATGTTATTTCACTGAAATCTGCAAATGTAAACTGAAGGACATCGCAtgtttaaaatg GTGTGAACTTCCTACTTTGGGGCAACCTGCCAGAGATAGAGGAGAGCACAGATGA